From a single Bryobacter aggregatus MPL3 genomic region:
- a CDS encoding RNA polymerase sigma factor: MSSQFTGQAALAASLPLPADRRNMDEAALIRAAQAGDQDAFEGLVQSYDQQVLRLAYNLLRSTEEAYDIYQEAFLRVHRNLGKFRFDCSFHTWLYRIVTNLCLDALRKKKVRKEEQAVIDTSDGPRDRLELAAEDRAEMDPQRKLFSRELRDRIDGVLSEFTPRERLVFEMRHYQGMRLRAIGESLGTTEEAAKNCLFRATQKMRVALGDFV, from the coding sequence GTGAGCTCTCAATTTACAGGACAGGCGGCGCTTGCGGCATCGCTCCCTCTGCCCGCAGATCGACGCAACATGGACGAAGCCGCATTGATACGCGCCGCACAGGCGGGAGACCAGGACGCGTTTGAAGGTCTCGTCCAAAGCTATGATCAGCAGGTTTTGCGCTTAGCCTACAATCTCTTGCGATCCACCGAAGAGGCTTACGACATTTATCAGGAAGCCTTCTTGCGGGTGCACCGGAATCTCGGCAAGTTCCGCTTCGATTGCAGCTTTCACACTTGGCTGTATCGCATCGTCACGAATTTGTGTCTGGACGCACTGCGTAAAAAGAAAGTGCGCAAAGAAGAGCAGGCCGTAATCGATACCAGCGACGGCCCGCGGGACCGGCTGGAACTCGCCGCCGAGGACCGCGCCGAGATGGACCCGCAGCGGAAACTGTTCAGCCGCGAATTGCGGGACCGGATCGATGGCGTGCTCTCTGAGTTCACACCGCGCGAGCGGCTGGTGTTCGAAATGCGGCACTATCAAGGCATGCGGTTGCGGGCCATTGGCGAGAGTCTGGGTACAACAGAAGAAGCAGCGAAAAATTGCCTGTTTCGCGCAACGCAGAAGATGCGAGTCGCGCTTGGGGATTTTGTATGA
- a CDS encoding S1 RNA-binding domain-containing protein, whose translation MENTQPLAPDHLPEAAETLADTVEDTGFGDILRDFETQHTPERDEVGRGLLKGTVLRITPDGVVIDIGRKMEGILALDLVKGRDGTVIVQVGQQLEVNVAGRTDDGYYRLTVQKVEAPKDWSGIEQAFESKAIVTGTVLEVVKGGLRVDVGERAFMPASRSGARDVSEMAKLVGQKVECRITKFDKEKEDVVVDRRVILEELAAKRKQEAFASLAEGTVLKGRVRTLTDFGAFVSIGDVDGLLHVSDMSWTRIAKPADLLKEGDEIEVKILKINPTTRKISLGLKQLQPEPWAQVAETFSPGQRVQGKVMRLTDFGAFVELLPGIEGLVRMMDMTWDRRVRKPEDVVKVGDVVEVQILDLKPADKKIGLGLKQLVEDPWAAAKEKYPLGSIVEAVVTDLQKFGAFVSLGAGVEGMVHVADITREKRIEHPKDVLAVGQTIKAAVTEFEAERRRIRLSIKQLEPTNADHFIAENAVGDVVTARVSDVREGRLKVQLAEGVTGHCALPKTGAAVAASAGASTGKVDISSLGAMLNARWKEGTGAASEKEPVRVGQIRQFKILAMDKEQKRIDVELID comes from the coding sequence ATGGAAAACACTCAGCCGTTGGCACCGGACCATTTGCCGGAAGCCGCGGAAACCCTAGCGGACACAGTAGAAGATACGGGCTTTGGCGACATCCTGCGCGACTTTGAAACGCAGCACACGCCGGAACGTGACGAAGTGGGACGAGGGCTCCTCAAGGGCACAGTTCTGCGCATCACGCCAGATGGCGTTGTTATCGATATCGGCCGGAAGATGGAAGGCATTCTTGCTCTCGATCTTGTGAAGGGCCGCGATGGCACAGTCATTGTCCAGGTGGGCCAGCAGCTCGAAGTGAATGTCGCTGGACGTACAGACGACGGCTACTATCGCCTGACGGTGCAGAAGGTGGAGGCCCCCAAGGATTGGAGCGGCATTGAACAAGCCTTCGAAAGCAAAGCGATCGTAACCGGAACTGTGCTCGAAGTGGTGAAGGGGGGCTTGCGCGTCGATGTCGGCGAACGCGCCTTCATGCCTGCTTCTCGCAGCGGCGCCCGGGACGTCAGTGAAATGGCGAAACTGGTGGGACAAAAGGTCGAGTGCCGCATCACCAAGTTCGACAAAGAGAAGGAAGACGTGGTGGTGGACCGCCGCGTGATTCTCGAAGAGTTGGCCGCCAAGCGGAAGCAGGAAGCCTTCGCCTCCCTCGCCGAGGGAACGGTTCTCAAGGGACGCGTGCGCACCCTCACCGACTTTGGCGCCTTTGTCAGCATCGGCGACGTGGATGGCCTGCTGCATGTCAGTGACATGAGCTGGACGCGCATCGCCAAGCCTGCCGATCTGTTGAAGGAAGGCGACGAAATTGAAGTCAAGATCCTCAAGATCAACCCGACGACACGCAAGATTTCGCTCGGCCTGAAGCAGTTGCAGCCGGAGCCCTGGGCTCAGGTAGCCGAGACCTTCAGCCCTGGCCAGCGCGTGCAGGGCAAGGTCATGCGTTTGACCGACTTTGGCGCCTTTGTCGAGCTGTTGCCCGGCATCGAAGGCCTGGTCCGCATGATGGACATGACCTGGGACCGCCGCGTGCGCAAGCCCGAAGACGTCGTGAAGGTAGGCGATGTGGTGGAGGTGCAGATCCTCGACCTGAAGCCTGCCGACAAGAAGATCGGCCTGGGCCTGAAGCAGTTGGTGGAAGACCCCTGGGCCGCCGCGAAGGAAAAGTACCCGCTCGGCAGCATTGTCGAAGCCGTGGTGACGGACCTGCAGAAGTTTGGCGCCTTCGTCAGCTTGGGCGCGGGTGTGGAGGGCATGGTTCATGTCGCCGACATCACGCGCGAAAAGCGGATTGAGCATCCGAAGGATGTTCTCGCCGTGGGCCAGACGATTAAGGCCGCAGTCACCGAGTTTGAAGCAGAACGCCGCCGCATCCGCTTGAGCATCAAGCAGCTGGAGCCGACCAATGCCGATCACTTTATCGCGGAAAATGCCGTCGGTGATGTCGTTACGGCACGCGTCAGCGATGTCCGGGAAGGACGCCTGAAGGTGCAGTTGGCCGAGGGCGTGACGGGCCATTGCGCGCTTCCCAAAACCGGTGCCGCGGTAGCGGCCAGTGCAGGAGCCTCGACCGGCAAGGTGGACATCTCCTCGCTCGGTGCGATGCTGAATGCTCGCTGGAAAGAGGGGACAGGCGCCGCTTCAGAAAAAGAACCGGTGCGCGTCGGCCAGATCCGGCAGTTCAAGATTCTCGCAATGGACAAAGAACAGAAGCGGATCGACGTCGAACTCATCGACTAG
- a CDS encoding aminotransferase class V-fold PLP-dependent enzyme: MLRRQFLHTTALAAAPLAPLANDDAAWLRIRKEQFSLPDWRAYLNTGSVGAAPNRVVKATNDYLAQGASYVTDQYPRWGYEPMESHRAALAKFLGTTKEELALTHNATESMNLIANGLDLKAGDEVLITDQEHPSGRGCWFLKQARTGIRIREAAIPIPPKTSDEIAQAVIAAIRPETKVLSFSGITTHTGLRFPIAQICAAARAKGVITVVDAAHLPGQVPMNIESFGCDVLAASLHKWMLTPPGCGILYVRKDFQSKLWPTIVVDGWQTAKDAVKYMQLGCNNRAELEGTLAALAFIEELGADRIYARIHHLARYAYQRASQFSYVKLLSSPNHELYGGMVAFEVDRPDYAPLWKKLAERKVWTLRGQKIRISSHIHTRPSDIDLFFDTLKEVFG, translated from the coding sequence ATGTTACGCCGTCAATTCCTCCATACTACGGCGCTTGCCGCCGCTCCGCTAGCCCCCCTCGCCAACGACGATGCTGCCTGGTTGCGCATTCGCAAAGAGCAGTTCTCGTTGCCGGACTGGCGCGCCTATCTCAACACGGGCAGTGTGGGCGCTGCGCCCAATCGTGTGGTGAAGGCGACCAACGATTATCTCGCTCAGGGCGCCTCCTACGTCACGGACCAATACCCGCGCTGGGGCTATGAACCGATGGAGAGCCACCGTGCGGCTTTGGCCAAGTTCCTGGGCACTACCAAGGAAGAACTCGCGCTCACGCACAACGCCACCGAGTCGATGAACCTCATCGCCAATGGTCTTGATCTCAAGGCGGGCGACGAAGTGCTGATCACCGATCAGGAACATCCCTCCGGGCGTGGGTGCTGGTTCTTGAAGCAAGCCCGCACAGGCATTCGCATTCGCGAAGCGGCGATCCCCATCCCGCCCAAGACTTCCGATGAGATTGCGCAAGCGGTGATTGCGGCGATTCGTCCCGAAACCAAAGTCCTCTCCTTCTCTGGCATCACCACTCACACCGGTCTGCGTTTTCCCATCGCGCAGATTTGCGCTGCCGCTCGTGCGAAGGGCGTTATCACGGTGGTCGATGCGGCGCACTTGCCTGGTCAGGTGCCGATGAATATTGAAAGCTTCGGCTGCGATGTTCTCGCCGCCAGCCTGCACAAGTGGATGCTCACGCCTCCTGGTTGCGGCATTCTCTATGTGCGCAAAGACTTCCAATCGAAGCTCTGGCCCACCATCGTCGTCGACGGCTGGCAAACGGCCAAAGACGCAGTGAAGTACATGCAGCTTGGCTGTAATAACCGTGCGGAGCTCGAAGGCACGCTCGCCGCTTTGGCCTTCATCGAAGAGCTCGGCGCCGACCGCATCTATGCGCGCATCCATCACCTGGCGCGCTATGCCTACCAGCGCGCCTCGCAGTTTTCCTATGTGAAGCTGCTGAGTTCGCCCAACCACGAACTCTACGGCGGCATGGTCGCCTTTGAAGTGGATCGTCCGGACTACGCGCCGCTCTGGAAGAAATTAGCCGAGCGTAAGGTCTGGACCTTGCGGGGGCAAAAGATCCGCATCTCCTCGCACATCCACACGCGCCCTTCGGACATCGATCTCTTCTTCGACACCCTCAAGGAAGTCTTCGGCTAG
- a CDS encoding response regulator transcription factor produces MRVLVVEDEEHLAEGLRFNLEAEGFDVTVRENGEDALREFGEGQPAYDLLVLDVMLPGIDGFEVIKKLREIGEYLPTLMLTARGRAEDVVKGIAAGADDYLAKPFDLGVLIARIKGLMRRREWIVGSAPDSGDRVTINGRVIDFKNLSIEFEGDKQPLTIMEVNFLKYLIAHEGEVVSRADLLDKVWQVHGDTDTRAIDNFVVRLRKYIETDPAQPKCLLTVRGVGYRLERS; encoded by the coding sequence ATGCGAGTTCTGGTAGTAGAAGACGAAGAGCATCTGGCAGAGGGGTTGCGATTCAATCTCGAGGCCGAAGGTTTCGACGTAACGGTGCGTGAGAACGGAGAAGACGCACTGCGCGAGTTTGGTGAGGGGCAGCCAGCTTACGACCTGTTAGTGCTCGATGTGATGCTGCCCGGCATCGACGGCTTTGAAGTGATCAAGAAGCTGCGCGAGATCGGCGAGTATCTGCCGACGCTCATGTTGACGGCGCGAGGCAGGGCCGAAGATGTCGTGAAGGGCATTGCGGCCGGAGCGGACGACTATCTGGCAAAGCCCTTCGATCTGGGCGTATTGATCGCACGCATCAAAGGCTTGATGCGGAGGCGGGAATGGATTGTAGGCAGCGCGCCGGATTCGGGCGATCGCGTCACGATTAACGGGCGGGTGATCGACTTCAAGAATCTCTCGATTGAGTTTGAAGGCGACAAGCAACCGCTGACGATCATGGAAGTGAATTTCCTCAAGTACCTGATCGCGCATGAGGGCGAGGTGGTGAGCCGCGCCGATTTGCTTGATAAAGTGTGGCAGGTACATGGAGACACCGACACGCGGGCGATCGATAACTTTGTGGTGCGGCTGCGCAAGTATATCGAGACCGACCCGGCGCAACCGAAGTGCCTGCTGACCGTGCGTGGAGTCGGCTATCGACTGGAGCGCAGCTAG
- a CDS encoding sensor histidine kinase, whose amino-acid sequence MPGRRRQAILFTVLGIVMVALAVALQSVWVVVNWRFSVLLVLGSIFFLLLIAGVTLNSIFLVREIRKNEQHNAFLNAVTHELKTPVASIKLYLETLERREVPPEKRKEFYRVMLDDSNRLMNTIEQVLEASRVGNRDARGKQSVSLTAVVADCVEMAGTRHHLPDGAIHLERRLPTGDSAIVIGDAQELKSAVSNLIENAIKYRSGEIKVAIEVERLDGKRVAIRVKDQGIGIAQEELKRIFGRFYRTSGTAAQKVKGAGLGLFIVRSVAKKHRGRAYAASDGIGKGSTFTMELESVFPAKVVL is encoded by the coding sequence ATGCCCGGACGGCGACGGCAAGCCATCCTCTTTACCGTGTTGGGAATTGTGATGGTGGCGCTGGCCGTGGCCTTGCAGAGCGTCTGGGTGGTGGTGAACTGGCGTTTCAGCGTGCTGCTGGTGCTGGGTTCGATCTTCTTTCTGCTCCTGATCGCCGGTGTAACGCTGAACTCGATCTTTCTGGTGCGCGAGATCCGTAAGAACGAACAACACAACGCGTTTCTCAATGCGGTGACCCATGAATTGAAAACGCCGGTGGCCTCGATCAAGCTCTATCTCGAAACCCTAGAGCGGCGCGAGGTGCCCCCGGAGAAGCGCAAGGAGTTCTATCGGGTGATGCTCGACGACTCGAACCGCCTGATGAACACGATTGAGCAAGTGCTGGAAGCAAGCCGGGTGGGCAATCGCGATGCCCGCGGCAAGCAGAGCGTGAGCCTCACCGCGGTGGTGGCCGACTGCGTGGAGATGGCAGGGACGCGGCATCATCTGCCCGATGGGGCGATTCATCTGGAACGCAGGCTCCCCACCGGAGATTCCGCCATTGTGATCGGCGATGCCCAGGAGTTGAAGAGCGCGGTGAGCAATCTGATCGAGAACGCGATCAAATACCGAAGCGGTGAGATCAAGGTGGCGATCGAGGTGGAGCGGCTCGATGGGAAGCGGGTCGCAATTCGGGTAAAGGATCAGGGAATCGGCATCGCCCAGGAAGAATTGAAGCGGATCTTTGGCCGCTTTTACCGCACTTCAGGAACGGCGGCGCAAAAGGTGAAGGGAGCCGGGCTGGGCCTTTTTATTGTGCGCAGTGTCGCCAAGAAGCATCGAGGCCGGGCTTATGCAGCTAGTGACGGAATCGGAAAAGGAAGCACCTTTACGATGGAGTTAGAGAGCGTGTTTCCAGCAAAGGTAGTCCTCTGA
- a CDS encoding PepSY-associated TM helix domain-containing protein encodes MMSPRAIRVLYRVHKWCGLVGAAFVFTLCLSGCLLLFREEIDVWLQPARKVEVLAHRLPLQQLLAAVPGETVTGLTFYPQHPDYALTLYLGAPSYRQLFIDPYTAQVMGEPSPESFMALVRRIHIRLLLPNPAGKLLVGFFGLLLLLSTFSGLAIYSAFRKGNTEGAVRGAWQLRVSDAHKAIAIQSALFHLMMALTGILLVGYSFLPRSTPLPVPGFSSTATPISPDEALAHATKISQPTGLIFPTAKSFRYVVYGNSGAFLAQDSSAFEVISAADGAPLDSYMPGLHPLHISQGLHFGNYGSLALRIFYAFFGLCACALTWSGAYLSWLKRRHRNAAASPLPHRSVSGSPAKPDGTSR; translated from the coding sequence ATGATGTCTCCACGGGCGATTCGTGTGCTTTATCGGGTCCACAAATGGTGTGGCCTCGTGGGAGCAGCTTTTGTATTTACCCTCTGCCTGAGCGGCTGCCTGCTCTTGTTTCGAGAAGAGATTGACGTCTGGCTCCAGCCGGCACGCAAAGTGGAAGTCTTGGCTCACCGCCTGCCGCTCCAGCAACTTCTCGCAGCGGTTCCTGGAGAAACCGTCACTGGACTCACCTTCTATCCCCAACATCCGGACTACGCCCTGACCCTCTATCTCGGCGCTCCCAGTTACCGGCAGCTCTTCATCGATCCCTACACCGCGCAAGTGATGGGCGAGCCTTCTCCCGAGTCCTTCATGGCTCTTGTCCGCCGCATCCACATTCGCCTGCTACTGCCGAACCCAGCAGGCAAACTTCTCGTCGGCTTTTTCGGCTTGCTCCTGCTACTGAGTACGTTCTCTGGGCTCGCGATCTACAGTGCCTTCCGGAAGGGCAACACGGAGGGGGCGGTTCGTGGTGCCTGGCAACTCCGGGTTTCGGATGCGCACAAGGCGATTGCGATCCAGAGTGCGCTCTTCCATCTCATGATGGCTCTCACCGGAATCCTGCTGGTGGGCTACTCGTTTCTGCCCCGCTCGACGCCACTCCCAGTGCCCGGTTTCTCTTCGACGGCAACTCCGATTTCTCCAGATGAAGCGCTCGCCCATGCCACCAAGATCAGTCAGCCGACCGGACTCATTTTCCCCACCGCAAAGTCCTTCCGTTATGTCGTCTACGGCAACTCCGGCGCCTTTCTGGCGCAGGATTCCAGCGCCTTCGAGGTGATCTCGGCAGCGGATGGTGCACCGCTTGATTCCTACATGCCTGGCCTCCACCCGCTGCACATTTCGCAAGGCCTGCACTTTGGCAACTATGGCTCCCTCGCGCTCCGCATCTTCTATGCCTTCTTCGGCCTCTGCGCCTGTGCGCTCACGTGGAGTGGGGCTTACTTAAGCTGGCTCAAGCGCCGTCATAGAAATGCCGCAGCCTCTCCGCTTCCCCATCGATCTGTGTCCGGATCGCCCGCGAAACCGGACGGAACATCTCGATGA
- a CDS encoding winged helix DNA-binding domain-containing protein, which produces MSRTSSPLTLRDLNRTLLDRQMLLARKTWSAAEAVQRLVALQAQLATPPYLGLWTRVEGFAVAELVAAMQQGAVVRAPFLRSTLHLVTAADFAWIRPLLQPALERAWQGFFGARKSGIDTRALTAAARDLIASGPLSMSELSDGLLGHFPGWNKEAMEYGARTHLPLVQVPPAGMWKGGTSAKYRMLEVTAKAPEEFVRRYLAAFGPASVKDLQAWAGYAAIGKVMLGMREELVEYRDETGRTLFDLQQGKIVTGEEAAPVRLVPEYDNLVLSHADRSRIVPEEYRKLVLLSAGRVRATVLVDGFVAGAWKIERGKKESKVLIEMFRPVSRAIRTQIDGEAERLRHFYDGA; this is translated from the coding sequence ATGTCCAGGACTTCTTCCCCCCTCACACTCCGTGATCTGAACCGGACGCTCCTGGACCGCCAGATGCTGCTGGCACGAAAAACTTGGAGCGCGGCAGAAGCAGTACAACGGCTGGTGGCGTTGCAGGCACAACTCGCGACTCCGCCTTATCTGGGACTTTGGACGAGAGTGGAGGGGTTTGCCGTGGCGGAGCTGGTCGCTGCGATGCAGCAAGGGGCTGTCGTGCGGGCTCCGTTCTTGCGATCGACATTACATCTGGTGACGGCAGCGGATTTCGCCTGGATCCGCCCGCTGCTGCAGCCTGCGCTGGAAAGAGCATGGCAAGGTTTCTTTGGAGCACGCAAGTCCGGAATCGACACCCGTGCGCTGACCGCTGCGGCACGGGACTTGATCGCAAGCGGGCCGCTGAGTATGAGCGAGTTAAGCGATGGCTTGCTCGGTCACTTTCCAGGCTGGAACAAGGAAGCGATGGAGTACGGCGCGCGCACACATTTGCCCCTGGTGCAGGTGCCACCGGCTGGGATGTGGAAGGGTGGAACCAGCGCAAAGTACCGGATGCTGGAGGTGACAGCCAAGGCCCCGGAAGAGTTCGTACGGCGTTATCTCGCAGCCTTCGGACCGGCATCGGTCAAGGATTTACAAGCCTGGGCTGGCTATGCCGCCATTGGCAAAGTGATGTTAGGGATGCGCGAAGAGTTGGTGGAGTATCGCGATGAGACGGGACGGACGCTGTTTGACTTGCAGCAGGGCAAGATTGTGACGGGCGAGGAAGCGGCTCCGGTACGGCTGGTGCCGGAATACGACAATCTCGTACTCAGCCATGCCGATCGGAGCCGCATCGTGCCGGAGGAGTACCGGAAGCTGGTGTTGCTTTCTGCAGGCCGGGTGCGCGCCACCGTATTAGTCGACGGCTTTGTGGCGGGAGCCTGGAAGATCGAGCGCGGCAAGAAGGAGAGCAAGGTCCTCATCGAGATGTTCCGTCCGGTTTCGCGGGCGATCCGGACACAGATCGATGGGGAAGCGGAGAGGCTGCGGCATTTCTATGACGGCGCTTGA
- a CDS encoding acyl-CoA desaturase produces MASNLSVVHTNPTKPNWLTIIVFGLFHVGAIAALFYFSWANLLAAFVVYWFSISWGIGMGYHRLLTHRGFKAPRWFERFLAVCGASSLEGGPIFWVATHRVHHQKSDKPGDPHSPRDGAWWAHLIWMCVGDSKHSDTEGLSKYAPDLARDPFMVWLNNWHWLPLVVIGLTLWAIGGFTMVLWGVFLRVTLGLHSTWLVNSATHLWGARRFETTDDSRNNWWVALLTFGEGWHNNHHAHPVSARHGLAWYELDVTFIQLWLLEKIGVIKGLQVASVDGYIAVKKAA; encoded by the coding sequence ATGGCATCCAATCTGTCCGTCGTCCATACCAACCCCACAAAGCCGAATTGGCTCACGATCATCGTGTTTGGCCTTTTCCACGTGGGCGCGATTGCTGCACTTTTTTACTTTAGCTGGGCGAATCTGCTCGCTGCATTCGTCGTCTACTGGTTCTCGATCAGTTGGGGAATCGGAATGGGCTACCACCGCTTGCTGACGCATCGGGGCTTCAAAGCACCGCGTTGGTTCGAGCGTTTTCTGGCTGTTTGCGGCGCATCGAGCCTGGAAGGCGGTCCGATTTTCTGGGTAGCAACGCATCGCGTGCACCATCAGAAGAGCGATAAGCCGGGCGACCCGCATTCGCCGCGCGACGGAGCCTGGTGGGCGCATCTGATCTGGATGTGCGTTGGCGATTCCAAGCATAGCGATACGGAAGGGTTGTCGAAGTACGCACCGGATCTGGCCCGCGACCCATTCATGGTCTGGCTGAACAACTGGCATTGGCTGCCATTGGTCGTCATCGGATTGACACTGTGGGCCATCGGCGGCTTCACGATGGTGTTGTGGGGTGTTTTCCTGCGCGTGACGCTCGGGCTGCATTCCACCTGGCTCGTCAATAGTGCGACGCATCTGTGGGGCGCCCGCCGCTTTGAGACGACCGACGACTCGCGGAACAACTGGTGGGTGGCGCTGCTGACCTTCGGAGAAGGCTGGCACAATAACCACCATGCCCATCCGGTGAGCGCGCGTCATGGCCTCGCCTGGTATGAGCTCGACGTAACCTTCATCCAGCTCTGGCTGCTGGAGAAGATTGGCGTCATCAAAGGACTGCAGGTGGCGAGTGTGGATGGTTATATCGCGGTGAAGAAGGCCGCTTAG
- a CDS encoding MmcQ/YjbR family DNA-binding protein: MSDPLERVRSLCFALPGVTEKLSHGEPTFFTNKRVFAMFANNHHNDGHIAVWLAAAAGEQAALIDLDPRKYFRPPYVGVKGWIGVALSEVSDEELATHLTHAWQLLQKKSGSRGANPEKGHKQ, encoded by the coding sequence ATGAGCGATCCTTTGGAACGAGTGCGAAGTCTCTGCTTCGCACTCCCCGGTGTCACCGAAAAGCTCTCGCACGGCGAGCCCACCTTCTTCACCAACAAGCGTGTTTTTGCGATGTTTGCGAACAACCACCACAACGACGGCCACATCGCAGTGTGGCTTGCTGCTGCCGCAGGCGAGCAGGCTGCTCTCATCGATCTCGACCCACGCAAATACTTCCGTCCGCCCTATGTTGGCGTCAAGGGCTGGATTGGCGTTGCACTTTCAGAAGTGAGCGACGAGGAACTCGCCACTCATCTCACCCATGCCTGGCAACTTCTGCAGAAAAAATCAGGCTCGCGCGGTGCGAACCCGGAAAAAGGTCACAAACAGTAG
- a CDS encoding MFS transporter: protein MSIRFRFSVMMLLEYMVWGAWYPDFSAYLGKTLGWTDGQVGSIYALLPIGCMVAPFVAGQIADRYFPTDRLLAVLHLLGAIPLFIMASAQSYDGIWVWMFVWALLFGPTLALTNSICFYHMPAAEGNFGLVRVWGTIGWIVVGLLLGVGLREWLPGVLRPLGGFDGMWLACVLSIILGLFCFTLPHTPPAQQSTSPLAFLGALKMLRDKDFAIFLGIAFVVATELMFYFILTGPFLYKVGISSGSAPAWMAIAQAAEIGTMIFLPKMLKSWGIRGTMMVGILAWPLRYAVFAMGGPLWLILASLSLHGLCYVCFFTASYIYVDQIAPPDVRASAQGLIAFVLLGAGLVVGSWFAGAVSDAFRVGGEVDYSRVFLVPLVLTIICALLFVTFFRVRTARA from the coding sequence ATGAGTATTCGGTTTCGATTCAGCGTCATGATGTTGCTGGAATACATGGTTTGGGGCGCTTGGTACCCAGACTTTTCGGCCTATCTCGGGAAAACACTTGGATGGACGGACGGACAAGTAGGATCGATCTACGCACTTTTACCGATTGGGTGTATGGTGGCTCCCTTTGTTGCCGGGCAGATCGCAGACCGGTACTTTCCAACGGATCGTTTGCTTGCTGTCTTACATCTGCTGGGGGCCATACCGTTGTTCATCATGGCCAGTGCGCAGAGCTATGACGGCATCTGGGTGTGGATGTTTGTCTGGGCGCTGCTCTTTGGCCCGACACTCGCGCTGACCAATTCGATCTGCTTCTACCACATGCCTGCCGCCGAAGGAAATTTCGGATTGGTTCGTGTGTGGGGAACGATTGGGTGGATTGTTGTCGGGCTCCTGTTAGGAGTGGGGTTGCGGGAGTGGTTACCCGGAGTGCTGAGGCCGCTCGGTGGTTTCGATGGAATGTGGCTCGCTTGCGTCTTATCGATCATCCTTGGCTTGTTCTGCTTCACCTTGCCGCATACGCCGCCGGCACAGCAAAGTACGAGTCCGCTCGCGTTCCTGGGTGCGTTGAAAATGCTCCGCGACAAAGATTTCGCGATCTTCCTCGGGATTGCATTTGTTGTGGCGACCGAGTTGATGTTCTATTTCATTTTGACCGGCCCTTTTCTGTACAAGGTGGGGATTTCATCCGGCAGCGCACCGGCCTGGATGGCCATTGCGCAGGCCGCTGAGATTGGGACGATGATCTTTCTGCCGAAGATGCTGAAGAGTTGGGGGATTCGCGGCACGATGATGGTGGGGATTCTCGCCTGGCCCTTGCGTTATGCGGTGTTCGCGATGGGTGGGCCGCTCTGGCTGATTCTTGCCTCGCTCAGTCTCCACGGGCTCTGCTACGTCTGCTTCTTCACCGCCAGCTATATCTATGTGGACCAGATCGCCCCGCCCGATGTGCGAGCGTCGGCACAAGGCCTGATCGCATTTGTGCTGCTGGGCGCGGGCCTCGTGGTGGGAAGCTGGTTCGCCGGTGCGGTGAGCGATGCATTCCGGGTGGGTGGCGAGGTGGACTACTCCAGAGTCTTTCTGGTGCCCCTGGTCCTCACCATCATTTGCGCGCTACTGTTTGTGACCTTTTTCCGGGTTCGCACCGCGCGAGCCTGA
- a CDS encoding RNA polymerase sigma factor, which translates to MNAIAIDINPNFQPSLNEALLTRDDYAKAYQDGFNKTVRFLAANGASLELAEEVAQAAWVRGWERLSQLRHVAALTFWINSIAKNLLRSNFRKLQSSTELLETTLVETPLESESIDAHRMFAGCTETEKQLLKLYYVEGYTSQELSSTFGLSAVGVRVRLTRLKKNLVGRMNLEVSSTAAYAQEAA; encoded by the coding sequence ATGAATGCCATCGCTATCGACATCAACCCAAATTTTCAGCCCTCGCTCAATGAGGCACTTTTGACTCGTGATGATTATGCGAAGGCATATCAGGATGGGTTCAACAAAACAGTACGCTTTCTGGCCGCGAATGGAGCCAGCCTGGAACTGGCAGAAGAAGTCGCGCAAGCCGCTTGGGTCCGGGGATGGGAGCGTTTGTCGCAACTCCGCCATGTTGCTGCTCTCACCTTCTGGATCAACTCGATTGCCAAGAATCTCCTCCGCAGCAATTTCCGCAAGCTGCAGTCCTCGACCGAACTTCTCGAAACCACGCTGGTCGAGACGCCTCTCGAATCGGAATCGATCGATGCCCATCGTATGTTTGCGGGTTGCACTGAAACAGAGAAACAGCTTCTGAAGCTCTACTACGTGGAAGGGTATACGAGCCAGGAACTTTCCAGTACCTTTGGTCTCTCAGCAGTGGGTGTGCGTGTACGTCTCACCCGGCTGAAAAAGAATCTGGTGGGTAGGATGAACCTGGAGGTGAGTTCTACTGCGGCCTACGCGCAAGAAGCCGCCTAA